GAGGTCGATGAAGGTCATGTGGTCGGCCAGCATGTGCATCCCCATCACGGTGTTGAAGGGGACGAGGCCGTGGGCGAGCAGCCAGTGCTGCTGGGTGAAGAGGCCGAGGTCCTTGCCCCCGCTCCCGAACTGCCAGTGGCGCTTCGCGGCCTGGAGGAAGAAGACCGCGGCCGCGGCCAGAAACGTGGCGGGCAAGACCCAGCGGGGGAGGGGGTGGACCTCCTCCCCCTCCTCCCCGAAGGGCCACGCCACGCAAGCGGCCAGGAGGGGAACGAGGAGGAAGAAGGTGGGCTCGGGGAGACGGCTCATCAGGAGGCCGGCCACGCCGGCCACCCCCGCCGCCACGGGATGCTCGAGGGCGGGGAGCCGCGGACGGAAGAGAGCCAGGAGAGCCGAGAGGACCGCTCCCCCGGCCAGGAGTGCCCACTCCCCCTCCGGCCACCGCGGGGTGAGAAGCCCTCCTGCCCCCAGCCCAAAGAGCGCGCCGATTGTCGCCGTCCGCGCCCTCTCCACTTAGCTGCCGCTGATGGTCATCTTCCGGATGCGGAGGGTGGGGGCGGCGCTCGCGCCCCGGAACTCGAGGTCGCTTCCCACCGCGTCCACGTCCTTGAGCATCGTCTTCAGGTTTCCCGCGATCGTGACCTCGTGCACGGGATGCACGAGCCGCCCCTTCTCGATCCAGTGGCCGACCGCTCCCTGGGAGTAGTCGCCGGACACGAGGTCCACGCCGAAGCCGATGAGGTCGGTCACGTACAGGCCCTTCTCGACACCCCCGAGGATCTCCTCCGGGGGCGTCACCCCCGCCTCGAAATAGAGGTTGCTGGCCCCCACCGAGGGTCCGCCCCCGATCCCGCGGCGCGCGGAGCCGGTCGAGCGGGCCCCGATCTTCCGCGCCGAATAGGAGTCGCAGAGGTAGTGCTTGAGGACCCCCCTCTCGAGGGGGACGTTCCGGCGGGTGGGCAACCCTTCCCCGTCGAAAGGCCGGGAGCCCAGGCCGCGCAGGCGCCGGCCGTCGTCGACGAGGGTGAGGAGGGGCGAGGCCACCGTCTCCCCGATCTTGTCTTTCAGGAAGGTGGCGTTGCGGAAGACGGAGTAGCCGGAGAGGGCGCTGAAGAGGGTGCCCAGGATCTCGGCCGCGGTCTCGGGGTCGAAGACCACCGGGACCTCGCAGGTGGGCACCTTGCGGGCCCCCAGCCGGCGCCGCGTCCGCTCCGCCGCCACCTCGCCCACGTGCTCGGGGGTCTCCAGATCGGAGAGCCCCCGCCCCGCGGTGTACCAGTAGTCGCGCTCCATCTGCCCGTCGCGTTGGGCTTGGGGCACGACGGAGAGGGAGACCGACGAGCTCCGGTAGCCGCCCCGGAACCCCAGGGTGTTGGCGAGCACCACGCTCCCCTCCCCGGAAGCGTAGGTGGCGCCCTGGGAGTTCGTGATCTCCGGAGAGGCGGCAAAGGCGGCGGCCTCCGCCCGCCGGGCCCGCTCGATCCGCTCCGGCGTCGGCAGGGCAGAGGGGGCGGGGTCGTAGAGGCCCAGCTCGATAGTGGACGCGGGGACGGTCTCCTCGGGCAGGCCGGCCGCGGGGTCCTCTCCCGTGACCTTGGCCATGGCCACCGTTTCCCGGACCAGGGTAGAGAGGGCGGGGGGCGAGAAGTCCGAGGTATAGGAAGATGCGGTCCGCTTTCCCACGAACACGCGGAGGCCGAGGGCCTTGCTCCCCGCCTCCTTGAGCGTCTCCACCTGGCCCTTGCGCACGGTGACGGAGAACTCGGTCCCCTCCGCGATCAGGAGGTCCGCGGCATCTGCCCCCGCGCCCTGGGCCTGCCGCAGAAGCGCCTCGGCGAGCGCTTGGTAGTCCATCGCCCCTCAGGCCTCCGTCGGTCGCGGGGCGAGCACGCGGTCGTAGAGGAGCATGAGCAGAGTGGACACGATTCCGACCACACCCACCACCACCCACATCTGGTGCGGGTTGGCGGAGCCGGGTCCCTGGATGTAGTAGGCCACCAGCTTGCCCCCGAGCGCTCCCGCAAAGAACGTCCCGATGGCGATGGGCAGGAAGGCGAAGCCCATGTAGGTCCCGACCTGGTTCTTGGGGGCGAGGTTGGCCACGTACTCGTAGTAGCGCGGGGCCTGGATGCCCTCCCCCAGGGCGAAGACCATGAGCCCGAAAGCGGCGGGGGCGATGGTGGGGGTGAGCTCCACGGGCGCCACGGGCAGGCCGAGAAGGGCCAGGAACCGCAGGACGAGGTTCATCACGAGCAGGACGGGCGCGGCCGCGACCTGGGCCCAGGCGGGAGGGGTCGCGATCATGCAGAACCAGGAGGCGCTGGCGAGGGCGAAACCCAGGGTCATGGCCGCGATGGGCTTGAGCCGCTTGGCGAGCGCGGTGGCGGCCACCGTGATCAGGATGATAGTCCAGGCGTCCACGGTTTCGATGAGCTCGAAGCGCTCGAACTTCAGGACGTCGCGGACGTAGAAGGGCAGCGAGTAGAAGACCTGCCAGAACATCACCCAGAACCCCGAGAAGATGACGAGGAAGGCCATGAAGCGGAGGTTCAGGAAGACGGTGAGCATGTCCGAGAGCACCTTGGCCAGCGAGGTCGGGGGCCGGGTCTCCGCGGGCTGGGTTGGCTCCCGGTAGAAGAGGAGGGTCGCGAGGAGGAGCAGAAAGCTCGTGGCCGAGGACATCACGAGCACGTAGGCGATGCCGAGGTTCTGGCGCACGGGCACGGCCAGGAAGGGGCCCACCGCCCCCCCCACGTTCACGAGCGTGTAGTAGATCGAGTAGCCGAGGGAGCGGGTCTCGCCGGTGGTGGTCCGGGCCACCGTCCCCACGATCGAGGGCTTGATGAGGGAGCCCCCGATGGCGGTGATCAGGAGGGCCAGGAGCATGTAGGTCCGGGCTCCCAGGGCCTGCACGATGGGCTGCCCGGCGGGGAGGCCGCCGAGCCCGATCAGGAAATAGCCCACGCAGAAGATCGCGAAGCAGAAACACAGGCTCTTCCGAAAGCCGTAGCGATCCACGACCGTCCCCGCCAGGATGGGCAGGAAGTAGAGGAGGGTGTTGAAGAAGCTTCCTACCAGCCAGCCCGCCGCTTCCGGTCCCAGGCCGACCGTCTCCGCCACGTAAACGGCCAGGACCGCCTTGCTCCCGTAGTAGGCGAAGCGCTCGAAGAGCTCGAGGACGTTCGCGATCCAGAAGGTGCGGCTGAAGCCCTGGCGAAGGGTGCCCAGAAGGGGGGTGAGGGTCAAGGAGTCCTCCCGCGATGGGGTCCGGGCATCTTTCCGGCTTGTGGCCCCCGCGTCAAGGGGGGCCGGGGGGGGGACGTCTCATCGGCGGGTCTTCTTGGCGCGGGGGCGCCGCGGCGCTGCCGCCGCCGGCTTTTCTGGAGCCTTCCCCTCCGTCCGCTCGATCTGGATCGTGCACTCGGTGAGGACCGCGGCCAGAGCGCCGATCGCGGCCAGGGCCGGTGCCGCGAGGGCGCCCACCACCCCCACCGTGAGGGGGAACTCGGCGACGCTCCGGCCCTGGTGCTGGATCACGATCCGGCGGACGTTCCCCTCGCGGACGAGGTCCTTGACCCTCTCGAGCAACTCTTCGCCCTCGACCTTCACGGACTCCCAGAGGGTCTTCTCCGCCATGCCCACCTCCGAACTACGTCCGCGTGCCCCCCACCGTGATCTCGGAGACCAGGATGGTGGGCAGCCCCACCCCCACCGGCACCGTCTGCCCGGCCTTGGAACAGACCCCCACCCCCTCGTCTAGCTTAAGGTCGTGGCCGATGCGGGTGACCTTGGTCAGGATGTCGGGCCCGTTGCCGATGAGGGTGGCCCCCACCACGGGAGAGCCGATCCTCCCGTCCTCGATCAGATAGGCCTCGGTGGCGGAGAAGACGAACTTGCCGCTCGTGATGTCCACCTGGCCGCCGCCGAAGTGCTTTGCGTAGAGGCCCCGGGGGACGGAGCGGATGATCTCCTCGGGATCGTCCTGACCCGCGAGCATGAAGGTGTTGGTCATGCGCGGGATGGGGATGGATCCGTAGCCCTGGCGCCGGCCGTTGCCGGTGGCGGGCATCTTCATGAGGCCGCTGTTCAAGCGGTCCTGCAGATACCCGCGCAGGACCCCGTTCTCGATCAGCACCGTCCGCCCGGGCACGTTCCCCTCGTCATCGATGTTGAGGCTGCCCCGGCGATTGGGCAGGGAGCCGTCGTCGATCACGGTCACCCCCTCCGCCGCCACCCGCTGGCCGATGCGCCCGGAGAAGGCGGAGGTGCCCTTGCGGTTGAAGTCGCCCTCCAGGCCGTGGCCCACCGCCTCGTGGAGGAGGATCCCCGGCCAGCCGGGAGCGAGCACCACCGGCATCGCCCCCGCGGGGGCCTCCCTGGCCCCCAGGAGGACGATGGCCATGCGGGCGGCCTCCCGCGCGAAGTACTCCGGCGGCCTCTCCGCGAAGAACTCTGGCCCCAGCCGCCCGCCCCCCCCCGCGCTGCCCTCGCGCCGCACCCCCTTCTCGGCCGCGATCACGGAGACGCGGATGGAGAACAGGGGCTGCACGTCCTCGGCCAGGATGCCCGCGGAGTTGGCGATGCGGACGCCCCGGGTCTCCTCGCCCAGGGAGACGATGACCTTGTCGACCCGCGGGTCATGGGCCCGCGCCGCCCGGTCCGCGCGCTCCACCAGAGCGATGCGCTCCGCGAGGGCGAGCCCCCCGATCGAGGACTCGCCGTAGCGGCGGCTGACGGGGGCGGGGGAAACGGCCTCCGGAGGCAGGGATCGTGGGCCGGAGGCGATGTGGGCCGCCGTCTCCGCGGCCCGGGCCATGGCCGGCCAAGACAGGTCGTCGGTGTAGGCGTAGCCGGTGCGTTCCCCCGCCACCACCCGCACCCCTAGGCCGCAGGTCACCCCCGCGGAGGCGGTACGGATGATCCCCTCCTCCAGGAGGAGCGACGAAGTGCGTTCGTGCTCGAAGTATAGGTCGGCGAAATCCCCCCCCCGCTCAAGGGCCAGGGACAAGAGCCGCTCCATTTCCAAGACCGGGACGTCGGCGGGGACCCGGGCGCGGTCATCGAGGCTCATGCGAGCACTATAGCAGGAGGCAGGCGCGGGCGACGGTCCCCGGTTTGTACCCGGAGCCGCCGCTAACTTAACATGGGTATTGCCCGGCGCGCGCAGAGGCGGAACCTCCGGGGCGCGCGCGTCGTACTTAAGAAGATAGCATCACGGAGGCTCCATGGCATCGAAACGGACGCGGATCCTTGCCGCCGCCGGGATGGTCCTGGTCCTGGGCGGGGTCGTGGGATTCAGCGTGGCCCGGGACAACCGCAGCAAGGTCCCGGTCCAGACCCAGAAGGTCGAGCGGCGTGACCTCGTCTCCATCGTTTCCGCTTCCGGCGAGGTCAGGCCGAAGCGCTACGTCAACATCGGGGCCAACCCCTCCGGCCGCATCATCCAACTCACGGTCAAGGAAGGGGACATGGTCAAGAAGGGCCAGGTCCTGGCCCGGATCGAGTCCACGCGCTTCGAGGCGGAGACCCGCCAGTCGGAGGCGGCGGTGCTCTCCGCGCGCGCGGACCTGGATCGGGCCCTGGCCGACGTGGACGTGGCCCAGCTGGCCTTCGACCGGACGAAGAAAATGTTCGCGGACAAGCTGGTCTCCGATCAGGTCATGGACCAGGCCCTGGCCGATCTGAAGATGAAGACCGCCAACGCGGAGTCCCTGAGGAAGAGGATCGCCCAGCTCCAGGCCCAGCTCGACTCCATCCGCGACGACCTCGACAAGACGACCGTCATCTGCCCCATGGACGGCATGGTCACGAGCCTCCCTAAGGAGGAGGGGGAAGTGGTGATCGGGGCCCAGAGCTTCAGCCCCACCGTGATCATGACCGTGGCCGACCTCTCGGTCATGGAGAGCGAGATCATGGTGGACGAGACCGACATCCGGAACGTGAAGCTGGGGCAGTCCGCGGAGGTCCGGGTGGATGCGCTAGAGGGGATCAAGATCAAAGGCGAGGTCACGGAGATCGGAGCCTCCGCCATTCCCCGGGGCTCCACCACCGCCACCTCCCAGGGCGCGGCCGGGGTGAGCACCGGGAACCAGGCCAAGGACTTCAAGGTCACGGTCACCCTGAAAGACCCCCCCTCGAGCCTGCGGCCGGGGTTGAACGCCACCGCCGACATCACCACCGCCCGCAAGGAGCGGGTGCTGGCCGTCCCCATCCAGTCGGTGGTGGTGCGGGAGCTGAACAAGGAAGGCAAGATCGCGGACCCCGCGGAGCCGCCCGCGGAGGGGGGCAATGCTGCCGTCCTCGTGACCAAGCCGCAAAAAGGGGAGGAGAAGGACGGGGTGTTCGTGGTCACCAAGGACGGGAAGGTCGCCTTCCGACCGGTCAAGACCGGCATCATCGGGGACACGGACATCGAGATCGTGGGGGGGGTGACGGAGGGGGAGGAGATCGTGTCCGGATCCTACAAGACCCTGCGCACCCTCAAGGATCAGGCTCGGGTCAAGGTCGAGGTCCCGAAGAAGTCATGAGCGCGGAGCCGATCGCCTTGTCCGACAGCGGCTCCCTCATCCGGGCCGAGGACCTCTGGCGCACCTACGCGATGGGGGCGGAGGAGATCCATGCCCTGCGCGGAGTGAGCTTCACCATCCAGAAGGGCGAGTACGTGGCGGTGATGGGGCCCTCGGGCTCGGGCAAGTCCACCCTCATGAACCTCATCGGCTGCCTGGACACCCCTTCCCGGGGAAGCTACGTCCTTCGCGGCAAGGTGGTGTCCGAGATGAACGACGACGAGCTGGCCGCGGTCCGGAACCGCGAGATCGGCTTCGTCTTCCAGACCTTCAACCTGCTCCCTCGGGCCACCGCCCTCCACAACGTGGAGCTGCCCCTGGTCTACGCGGGCGTGCCCAAGGAGGAGCGGATCGTTCTGGCCCGCCGCGCCCTGGAGATGGTGGACTTGGGCGACCGCGTGACCCACAAGCCCAACGAGCTCTCGGGGGGCCAGCGGCAGCGGGTGGCCATCGCCCGCGCCCTGGTCATGACGCCCTCGATCCTGCTCGCGGACGAGCCCACGGGCAACCTGGACACCGTCACCGGGGACGAGATCATGCGCCTCTTCGACAAGCTCCACGGGGACGGGAACACCATCATCCTGGTCACCCACGAGAAGGACATAGCGGACCACGCCCGCCGGACCATCCACATCCGCGACGGCCGCATCGAGAGCGACGTTCGAAACGCGGGGGGGTGAGGAGCCGAAGCCATGCCCTTCACCGAGGCCATCACCATCGCCCTGTCGTCCCTGCGCGCGAACAAGCTCCGCTCCTTCCTCACCGTCCTCGGCATCCTCATCGGGGTCTCCTCCGTGATCGCGGTGGTGGCCATCACGGACGGACTGGATCGCTACATCTCGGACAAGGTCCTGGAGCTGGGGAGCAAGAGCTTCAGCGTCCAGAAGATGCCCGACGTCATCACCAGCCGTGACCAATGGCGGGAGATGATGAAGCGGAAGGACTTGACCCTGGAGGACTACCAGGTCGTCAAGAAGGGGTGTATGGCCTGCTCCGAAGTGGGGGCCATGGTGGGCATGACCAGCAACGCCAAGTGGGGCCGTACGCTCCAGGACAACGTCCGCATCATCGGCATCACCGAGAACTTCCCCCGCATCGGCAGCGTCCGCGACATCGTTGTGGGGCGTCCACTGATCCCGGATGACATCGAGCAGGTCCGGCCGGTGGCGGTGATCGGCAGCGACCTCGTGGAAGCATTCTTCGGAGAGATGGAACCCCTGGGCAAGGAGATCCTGCTGAACGGCCGCCCCGTGAAGGTGGTGGGGGTGGCGGAGAAGAAAGGGACCATCTTCGGGCAGAGCCAGGACAACTTCGCCTGGATCCCCATCAGCACTTTCCGCAAGTTCTACGGATCCCGCCGCTCCGTCGAGATCCAGGCGGAAGCGTGGTCCATGTCTGACTTCGAGACGGCCCAGGACCAGGCGCGGGTGGCCATGCGGGTGCGCCGACACCTGGACTACGACAAGGCCGACGATTTCAGCGTGGAGACAGGTCAGAGCGTCATGGATCTCTGGGAGAGCGCCACCCGCGGGATCTACGTGGTGACCATCGTGGTCACCGCCATCAGCCTCCTCGTGGGCGGCATCGTGGTCATGAACATCATGCTCGTGTCGGTGACGGAGCGGATCCGGGAGATCGGGGTGAGAAAGGCCCTGGGCGCCCGGCGGCGGGACATCCTCCGGCAGTTCCTGGTCGAGTCGGTGATCCTCTCCGCCTTCGGGGGAGCCCTGGGCGTGCTGGGAGCCACCCTGGCCTCCAAGGGCCTGGCCCTGGTGCTCGGCAGCATCATGTCCGCGGATTTCTCCGCCCCCGTCCGCCTCTGGGCGGTGCTCCTCGCCCTTTTCGTCTCCAGCGTCGTGGGTCTGGTGGCGGGGATCTATCCGGCAAGCCGGGCCGCGGCCCTCGACCCCGTGGAAGCCCTGAGGAACGAATGAGTTCCGACCCCACCCTCCGGCGAAGGCTCATCGCGCGGTTCCCGATGGTTTTCGCGCTCGGAGAGGCGGTGGGCCTCGGCCTCCAGGCCATCCGCGCCTACAAGATGCGGGCCTTCCTCACTATCCTGGGCGTGGTCATGGGAATCATGACCGTCACCGGCATGAGCGCGATCGTGGCCGGCCTCAACGCCTCCATGGCCAAGCAGATCGAGGGCTTCGGCTCGGGCGTAATCTTCATTCGTCCCTGGGGGCCGGGGGAGAACGTGTCCGCCGACGAGAGGCGGCGCCGCAAGGGCCTCTCCGACGCTGAGGTCCACGCCGTCACCGAGCACTGCGTTACCTGTCAGGGCATCGCGCCCATGGAGATCCTGAACTTCGACGTCATCAAGTACGGGAACTACAAGCTCCAAGCCGCCAATCTCCTCGGGACCACTCCGGAGTTTGCCACCGTTCACGATGTGTTCGTGGAGAAGGGACGCTTCCTTTCTCCCTCCGACCTGAGCCGGGGGGCCCGGGTGGTGGTCATCGGCTACGACGTGGCGGAGGCGCTCTTCCCTTACGTCGATCCCCTGGACAAGGAGGTCTTGATCGACGGCCTGCGCTTCAAGGTCATTGGGGTGGTCGAGAAGAAGGGACGCTTCCTGGGCCTGAACCGGGACAACGACATGCTGCTGCCCTTAGGCTCCACCGGGAAGCGGGACAAGAACTTCAATTTCCTAGTCGCGGACGTGAAAGCGGTCTCCGCCAGCCAGATGGACAACGCGATCGAGGAGGTGCGGGAGATCCTGCGGCGTCAGCGCAAGCTCAAGTTCCTGGCCAAGGACACCTTCCGTCTCTTCACCCAGGACACGCTCACCGACCTCTACAAACAGTTCACGGGCGGGATCTACGTCGTGATGATCGCCATCTCTTCCATCGGCCTTCTGGTGGGGGGGGTGGGGGTCATGAACATCATGCTTGTCTCCGTGACCGAGCGGACGCGCGAGATCGGCGTGCGCAAGGCCCTGGGCGCCACGAGGCGCGACATCCGCTGGCAGTTCCTGACCGAGGCCATGACCCTCACGGGAGCGGGCGGTGTCCTTGGCATCCTCATCGGAGGTCTCGTGGCCTGGCTGATCGACACTTTTTCCCCCTTCCCCGCCGTCGTGCAGACCACGTGGGTGGTGATCGCGTTTCTGACCTCGGTGGTGGTGGGCCTGACCTTCGGCCTGTGGCCCGCGGCCAAGGCGGCCCGCCTGGATCCCATCGAGGCTCTCCGCTACGAGTGAGGAGGGCGGAATGCCCGAGGGGACACCCCCCGAGAGCGCGGCCGAGCCCGGCTTCGTCGAGAACCTAGCCCAGGTCTATTTTTCCCCCGGAGAGGCCTTCCTCGCCATCACCCGACGGCCCCGCTTCTGGCTGCCCTTAATCGCCTACCTGGCCCTCATGGCGGCCTTCACCGCCGTCTGGCTCCACCAGATGGAGCCGGCCCAGTTCCTGAGGAACCAGCTCGAGGAGTCGGGGAAGTGGGAGCGCATCCCGCCGGAGAGCCGCGACACCGCGCTGGCCATGCCAATCAAGCTATTCCCTGTCATCGCGTGGGTGGGCACCCTCCTGGGCGGGCCGCTGACGATCGTGGTCATGGCTGCCGTCCTACTCTTTGTCTTCCGCGTGATCTACACGGGCGAGGTCACATTCGCGCAGTCCATGGCGGTGGTGAGCTATAGCTTCCTGGCCACCCACCTCCTGACCACACCTCTCATCCTCTTAGTGATGGGCTTGAAGGGGGACTGGAACCTGAACCCCCAGGAGGCTCTCCAAGCCAACCCCACGCTCCTGCTCGAGCGGGCCGCGCTGGCGAAGCCGCTTTACGCTCTCGTGGGCAGCCTAGACCTCATCTCCTTCTGGCAGATGGGTCTCCTGGCGGTGGGCTTCGCCGTGGCCTCGCGGTGCAGCGTCAAGAAGGCCGTGTGGGGGGTGGTTGTGCCCTGGGCCCTCCTCGTCCTGGGCAAGGTCGTCCTGGCCGCCTTCTAGATCCTGGCTCGAGGGGCTCCCTCCCGACTGTTGACAGTGCAAGTTCCGCCCGAGGTCATGGGACGCGACTTGGCTGGCGTGCGTCTCGGGTCTCACACATGTCCTGGAGTGCAACCGGCACCCTCAAAGGGGTCCTACCGCTTAGGGCAGACTGCCATGTAGGCAGGTGAAGTCTCGGACCCCCGCCGGCCGCTCTTGAGCTCATCTGCGCAAACGTCGGCTCGGTCTGGCAGTGGTGTCGAGAGAAGCTTCGCGACGTTGAGCAGCCCTGGACCGAAGCCACCGTAACTGCTCCAGGGCTGCGCTCGGCGCCGTATCTCTGGTGCGTAGCTCTCGGTCCCAAGCCGAGCCGCCAGCTCAGCCGGGGTCTGGGCGCTTTTCTTCAGAGCGTAGCGGAAGGCCGAAGAAAGGGCGGGGCCGTACTTATCGAAGAGCAGATCGCGACCCCAGTATTGGACCCAAAGCGTCGCAACCCCGGCCGTGATCGCGGTCGCGAAAGAGGTCCCGTCGCCAATGTCGATATCCTCGCTGATCGTGCCGCCCTCGCTCTTCGTCTCCGATCTCCAGACGCCGAGGGCGGGAGCGGTGATGTCGACCTTCGGGCCGCGTGACGACTGGCTCCAGGGGGTGCCGAAGACGGTACTGCCGGCCACCGTGATCACGGAGGGATAGGAGCCGGGGAAGCTCACCGGATAGCTCTTGAAGAAGAGATCCTTCAGGAAAGTTGGCATGGGGTACTGTCCCGCGGCGGCCACGACAATGATTCCCTGCTGCTCGGCCTCGGCGATCACCTGTTGCAATTCGGCGTTGCTCTGCATGTCCTCCTTGCTCTCCGCGCAGACTCCGCCCATGCTGATCGAGATCACCTGGGCATGCTTCTCGATCGCGTGATACACGCCGGCGGCGAGGGACTTCACGCGGAGGTCAAAGGTGATGTCTCCGATCCCTTCGAACAGAGCCTTCGGGAAGCTCGGGAAGCCCAGCAGAATTCCATCGGTGACGCGGACGGGCACGACCTCCGCGCCGGGGACGATGCCCAGGACCTTGTCCTCCGCCTGAGGCGGGTTACATCCGGCCGGCAACACGTGGGGGCTCGCCAGCACCGTGCCTGTGCCCGTCCCGTGGGAGGGCTGTCGTGTCTCGCTGAAGAGAGGCACTCCGGGTAGGCCCGGTGGGGTGAGGGGGTCCCGCGGGTCCTGCCCGCAAGCGAAGTAGTCGTAACCCAGCTGGGGTTGCAGGGGTCCATGGGGGGACGCTCCATCTCGGTACTGGCAGTTGTCGGTGTAGCCGGTGTCCAAGTGGGCCACCCGCACGCCGTGACCCGGGTCTTCCCCCGGGCGCTGTTCTCGGGTTCGCTTGTCCCCCAGGAGCTTGAGGGCGCCCTCGTAGTCGATCTGCTTCAGCGACCACCGGGGGTCGTTCCGGGAGATGGCTTTCGCGGCCTCCTCGTCCGCGGACGGCTTGGGCGGGGGGGGCAGGGTCTGCTGCGCGGCCTCCCAGGCCACATTGAGTCGGTAGGGGAATCGCAAGCCGAGGCGCTCATGCTCTGCCTTGGCCGCGCTCAGTCCCTTGACGAGCTGGCTGAAACCCAGCTCGGTGGCCAAGCTTCCCAGGGGCGCACCCGCCTTTCTTGCCAGGCAGAGGAGATATTCCTGGGGCGGCTCCGGAGAAGGTGCGCCGGGCATGGCCAGCGCAGGGCCGGGCGCGGGGGCCGCTCGCCTCAAGGGAATGACGGCGGAAAGGCAGGGCTTGTCGGGCGAGCCCCCCAGGACCCGGCAGAGCTCTTGATTGGCGGCGTCGAGACCCTCGGGATTCTGCGCGGCTCCCAGGAGGGCATGTGCCTTCTTTGCTGATCGGAGCAGGGTCAGGGATGCCGCTGGTTCTGGTGGGCCCTTTCGCTGTGGTTCGCGCGCGATTTCATCCAGCACTCGGTCTTCAGGGAGAGCCACCCGAGGATCGGGAACGTACGTCAGCGAAGGGACAGCCGGCTCGCTGACGACCCCCGGCCGCTTGCACCCACAGCCGGGCAGATCAAGCATCCAGAGGAGGCAGATACCCAAGACCCCGAGTCTCACGACCCGCACATGACGTGGATAAGGCGTCACTCTCTCCCTCCAGAGTTCCGGAGCCTCGCGCTCCCTAAGGCTGCGGCGGCCGGTCGACCATCGACTGGATCCGCTTCTTCGTCTCGGGATGCAGCCGGACTTTCACGGC
This portion of the Vicinamibacteria bacterium genome encodes:
- a CDS encoding TldD/PmbA family protein; translated protein: MDYQALAEALLRQAQGAGADAADLLIAEGTEFSVTVRKGQVETLKEAGSKALGLRVFVGKRTASSYTSDFSPPALSTLVRETVAMAKVTGEDPAAGLPEETVPASTIELGLYDPAPSALPTPERIERARRAEAAAFAASPEITNSQGATYASGEGSVVLANTLGFRGGYRSSSVSLSVVPQAQRDGQMERDYWYTAGRGLSDLETPEHVGEVAAERTRRRLGARKVPTCEVPVVFDPETAAEILGTLFSALSGYSVFRNATFLKDKIGETVASPLLTLVDDGRRLRGLGSRPFDGEGLPTRRNVPLERGVLKHYLCDSYSARKIGARSTGSARRGIGGGPSVGASNLYFEAGVTPPEEILGGVEKGLYVTDLIGFGVDLVSGDYSQGAVGHWIEKGRLVHPVHEVTIAGNLKTMLKDVDAVGSDLEFRGASAAPTLRIRKMTISGS
- a CDS encoding MFS transporter, giving the protein MTLTPLLGTLRQGFSRTFWIANVLELFERFAYYGSKAVLAVYVAETVGLGPEAAGWLVGSFFNTLLYFLPILAGTVVDRYGFRKSLCFCFAIFCVGYFLIGLGGLPAGQPIVQALGARTYMLLALLITAIGGSLIKPSIVGTVARTTTGETRSLGYSIYYTLVNVGGAVGPFLAVPVRQNLGIAYVLVMSSATSFLLLLATLLFYREPTQPAETRPPTSLAKVLSDMLTVFLNLRFMAFLVIFSGFWVMFWQVFYSLPFYVRDVLKFERFELIETVDAWTIILITVAATALAKRLKPIAAMTLGFALASASWFCMIATPPAWAQVAAAPVLLVMNLVLRFLALLGLPVAPVELTPTIAPAAFGLMVFALGEGIQAPRYYEYVANLAPKNQVGTYMGFAFLPIAIGTFFAGALGGKLVAYYIQGPGSANPHQMWVVVGVVGIVSTLLMLLYDRVLAPRPTEA
- a CDS encoding DUF4342 domain-containing protein, with the protein product MAEKTLWESVKVEGEELLERVKDLVREGNVRRIVIQHQGRSVAEFPLTVGVVGALAAPALAAIGALAAVLTECTIQIERTEGKAPEKPAAAAPRRPRAKKTRR
- the tldD gene encoding metalloprotease TldD translates to MSLDDRARVPADVPVLEMERLLSLALERGGDFADLYFEHERTSSLLLEEGIIRTASAGVTCGLGVRVVAGERTGYAYTDDLSWPAMARAAETAAHIASGPRSLPPEAVSPAPVSRRYGESSIGGLALAERIALVERADRAARAHDPRVDKVIVSLGEETRGVRIANSAGILAEDVQPLFSIRVSVIAAEKGVRREGSAGGGGRLGPEFFAERPPEYFAREAARMAIVLLGAREAPAGAMPVVLAPGWPGILLHEAVGHGLEGDFNRKGTSAFSGRIGQRVAAEGVTVIDDGSLPNRRGSLNIDDEGNVPGRTVLIENGVLRGYLQDRLNSGLMKMPATGNGRRQGYGSIPIPRMTNTFMLAGQDDPEEIIRSVPRGLYAKHFGGGQVDITSGKFVFSATEAYLIEDGRIGSPVVGATLIGNGPDILTKVTRIGHDLKLDEGVGVCSKAGQTVPVGVGLPTILVSEITVGGTRT
- a CDS encoding efflux RND transporter periplasmic adaptor subunit; its protein translation is MASKRTRILAAAGMVLVLGGVVGFSVARDNRSKVPVQTQKVERRDLVSIVSASGEVRPKRYVNIGANPSGRIIQLTVKEGDMVKKGQVLARIESTRFEAETRQSEAAVLSARADLDRALADVDVAQLAFDRTKKMFADKLVSDQVMDQALADLKMKTANAESLRKRIAQLQAQLDSIRDDLDKTTVICPMDGMVTSLPKEEGEVVIGAQSFSPTVIMTVADLSVMESEIMVDETDIRNVKLGQSAEVRVDALEGIKIKGEVTEIGASAIPRGSTTATSQGAAGVSTGNQAKDFKVTVTLKDPPSSLRPGLNATADITTARKERVLAVPIQSVVVRELNKEGKIADPAEPPAEGGNAAVLVTKPQKGEEKDGVFVVTKDGKVAFRPVKTGIIGDTDIEIVGGVTEGEEIVSGSYKTLRTLKDQARVKVEVPKKS
- a CDS encoding ABC transporter ATP-binding protein, whose protein sequence is MSAEPIALSDSGSLIRAEDLWRTYAMGAEEIHALRGVSFTIQKGEYVAVMGPSGSGKSTLMNLIGCLDTPSRGSYVLRGKVVSEMNDDELAAVRNREIGFVFQTFNLLPRATALHNVELPLVYAGVPKEERIVLARRALEMVDLGDRVTHKPNELSGGQRQRVAIARALVMTPSILLADEPTGNLDTVTGDEIMRLFDKLHGDGNTIILVTHEKDIADHARRTIHIRDGRIESDVRNAGG
- a CDS encoding ABC transporter permease; protein product: MPFTEAITIALSSLRANKLRSFLTVLGILIGVSSVIAVVAITDGLDRYISDKVLELGSKSFSVQKMPDVITSRDQWREMMKRKDLTLEDYQVVKKGCMACSEVGAMVGMTSNAKWGRTLQDNVRIIGITENFPRIGSVRDIVVGRPLIPDDIEQVRPVAVIGSDLVEAFFGEMEPLGKEILLNGRPVKVVGVAEKKGTIFGQSQDNFAWIPISTFRKFYGSRRSVEIQAEAWSMSDFETAQDQARVAMRVRRHLDYDKADDFSVETGQSVMDLWESATRGIYVVTIVVTAISLLVGGIVVMNIMLVSVTERIREIGVRKALGARRRDILRQFLVESVILSAFGGALGVLGATLASKGLALVLGSIMSADFSAPVRLWAVLLALFVSSVVGLVAGIYPASRAAALDPVEALRNE